In Collimonas arenae, a single genomic region encodes these proteins:
- a CDS encoding SixA phosphatase family protein translates to MELILWRHAEAEIGEPDEGRALTGKGHKQAWKMADWLDRNLPHTCKIISSPATRTVQTTEALGRKFKTHPDLAPHCSAEQLLAVANWPNNREPVLIIGHQPTLGQAASLLIAGQMQEWSIRKGNIWWIAQRERGDITTCFLKAVMSPDLIAK, encoded by the coding sequence ATGGAATTGATCCTATGGCGTCACGCAGAGGCGGAAATCGGCGAACCGGACGAGGGCCGCGCTCTCACCGGCAAGGGGCACAAGCAAGCATGGAAAATGGCTGACTGGCTAGATCGCAACCTGCCGCACACCTGCAAAATCATCAGTAGTCCGGCTACCCGCACGGTGCAAACGACAGAAGCGCTTGGCCGCAAATTCAAGACCCATCCGGACCTCGCCCCTCACTGTAGCGCAGAGCAGCTGCTGGCCGTCGCCAACTGGCCTAACAACCGTGAACCGGTGCTGATCATCGGCCACCAACCGACGCTGGGTCAGGCTGCATCGTTGCTCATAGCTGGCCAGATGCAGGAATGGTCAATAAGAAAAGGCAATATATGGTGGATTGCACAACGCGAACGCGGCGACATTACCACCTGCTTCCTGAAGGCCGTAATGTCGCCGGATCTGATCGCTAAATAG
- the rsxB gene encoding electron transport complex subunit RsxB, protein MLSSPSLSPPVPAPSSPSLADRIEALLPQTQCTKCGYPACRPYAEAIADGSASYNQCPPGGQQGVVRLAQLLRQPVIPLNPLNGLERPRPVAVIDEAACIGCTLCIQACPVDAIAGAAKQMHTVIADLCTGCDLCVAPCPVDCIAMVDVSGEHTGWDAWNQQQADDARGRHDFHLFRLRREKQENDDRLAAKAAEKLKAVAAEAVTTPEQLAEQLRKKAIIQAAIERARLKKEQQAEQAAKDSQ, encoded by the coding sequence ATGTTGTCATCACCCAGCCTCTCGCCACCAGTGCCAGCTCCATCCTCGCCCTCCCTTGCCGACCGTATTGAAGCGCTGCTGCCGCAGACCCAGTGCACCAAGTGCGGCTATCCCGCTTGCCGGCCGTATGCAGAAGCCATCGCCGACGGCAGCGCCAGCTATAACCAATGTCCTCCTGGCGGCCAGCAAGGAGTCGTCAGGCTGGCGCAATTACTGCGGCAGCCGGTAATTCCGCTCAATCCTTTGAACGGCCTGGAGCGCCCGCGTCCGGTTGCGGTCATCGACGAAGCTGCTTGCATCGGCTGCACACTGTGCATCCAGGCTTGTCCCGTCGATGCGATTGCCGGCGCCGCCAAACAAATGCATACGGTGATTGCCGACTTGTGCACCGGTTGCGACCTGTGCGTTGCGCCCTGCCCGGTGGATTGCATCGCGATGGTCGACGTCAGCGGCGAACACACCGGCTGGGATGCCTGGAACCAGCAACAGGCCGACGACGCGCGTGGCCGCCACGACTTTCATCTTTTCAGGCTGCGCCGCGAAAAGCAGGAAAATGACGACCGCCTGGCGGCCAAGGCGGCAGAAAAACTGAAGGCAGTCGCCGCTGAAGCTGTAACGACGCCGGAGCAGCTAGCGGAGCAATTGCGCAAAAAAGCCATCATCCAGGCCGCCATCGAACGGGCTCGCCTGAAGAAAGAACAACAAGCCGAACAAGCTGCCAAGGACTCGCAATGA
- the ppk1 gene encoding polyphosphate kinase 1 — MNKKTKSDDDTKQLSARLGANPSFLNRELSQLAFNRRVMAQAEDRHIPLLERLRYLCIVSNNLDEFFEVRIASLLANSQIEGVSADPPALTAALERTSVECHQIVERQYAILNQTILPQLSASGIHLLRHSDRNEEQRAWVKAFFDQEIRPLLTPIGLDPAHPFPLVVNKSLNFIVEMAGKDAFGRSTSIAIIKAPRVLPRVIRLPDVLSPNGASFCLLSSIIHAHIGDLFGGRQILAYSQFRVTRNSDLWVDEEEVKNLRQALQSELQSRQFGVAVRLEVARNCPPHLAHFLLEQFAIAPNRLYAVDGPVNMVRLSEMIDQISDPGLRFPSFAAGTPAHLDATGDIFEQLKQKDVLLHHPFQSFQPVVDFVRSAAFDSNVVAIKQTIYRTGMNSDLMEALILAAQRGKEVTVVVELMARFDEEANINWADKLERAGAQVVYGVVGLKTHAKLSLVIRRERDKSGNGELRYYAHLGTGNYHPTTTKLYTDFGLLTSDQKLATEVNEVFMHLTSLNKPKKMDYLWLAPFLLQKEIIRAIHNEAEIARKGRPARIVAKMNALLDESVIRALYDASNDGVKIELVVRGACALRPGVPGLSENIHVRSVIGRFLEHSRIYYFRNNLQHDVYLASADWMNRNLFRRVEVAFPVLDKTLKRRVINEGLTPYLKDNTNAWNLGSDGNWSKLKQHRRQKQYSAQRHLMLALGALSPSHPSTLSSTK; from the coding sequence AATCGCCGCGTGATGGCCCAGGCTGAAGACCGCCATATCCCCTTGCTGGAACGATTGCGCTATTTATGTATAGTCAGCAACAATCTAGATGAATTCTTTGAAGTCCGCATCGCCAGCCTGCTGGCCAACAGCCAGATCGAAGGAGTAAGCGCAGATCCGCCGGCACTGACTGCAGCGCTTGAGCGCACCAGCGTCGAATGCCACCAGATCGTCGAACGCCAGTACGCCATCCTCAACCAGACAATTTTGCCGCAACTCTCGGCCAGCGGTATTCACCTGCTGCGGCATAGCGACCGCAACGAAGAACAACGGGCATGGGTAAAAGCCTTCTTTGACCAGGAAATCCGGCCGCTGCTGACGCCCATTGGACTGGATCCGGCCCATCCCTTTCCTCTGGTAGTCAACAAGAGCTTGAATTTTATTGTCGAAATGGCAGGCAAAGACGCCTTTGGGCGCAGCACCTCGATCGCCATTATCAAAGCGCCGCGGGTATTGCCACGCGTAATCCGGCTACCGGATGTGCTATCGCCCAATGGCGCCTCGTTCTGCCTGCTGTCGTCGATCATTCACGCGCATATCGGCGATCTGTTCGGCGGACGGCAGATACTCGCCTATTCGCAATTCCGGGTTACCCGCAACAGTGATCTGTGGGTAGATGAAGAAGAAGTGAAAAATCTGCGGCAAGCCTTGCAAAGCGAATTGCAGAGCCGTCAGTTCGGCGTTGCGGTCAGGCTTGAGGTGGCGCGCAATTGTCCGCCGCATCTGGCGCACTTCCTGCTGGAACAGTTCGCGATTGCTCCCAATCGCCTGTATGCCGTCGACGGCCCGGTCAACATGGTGCGTTTGTCAGAAATGATTGATCAGATTAGTGACCCCGGCTTGCGCTTCCCGTCCTTTGCCGCAGGCACGCCAGCCCACCTGGATGCAACCGGCGACATTTTCGAACAGCTGAAGCAGAAAGACGTGCTGTTGCACCATCCTTTCCAGTCGTTCCAGCCGGTAGTCGACTTTGTCCGCTCGGCGGCGTTCGACAGCAATGTCGTAGCGATCAAGCAAACCATTTACCGCACCGGCATGAATTCCGATCTGATGGAAGCGTTGATTCTGGCGGCGCAACGCGGCAAGGAAGTCACCGTGGTAGTGGAATTGATGGCGCGCTTTGACGAAGAAGCCAATATCAACTGGGCCGACAAGCTCGAGCGGGCCGGCGCGCAGGTTGTATACGGCGTGGTCGGCCTGAAAACGCATGCCAAGCTGTCGCTGGTGATCCGCCGCGAGCGCGACAAGAGCGGCAATGGCGAGCTCCGCTACTATGCCCATCTTGGTACCGGTAACTATCACCCGACAACCACCAAGCTCTACACCGACTTCGGTCTGCTGACCTCCGACCAGAAGCTGGCGACCGAAGTCAACGAGGTGTTCATGCACCTGACCAGCCTGAATAAGCCAAAGAAAATGGATTACCTGTGGCTGGCGCCATTCTTGTTACAAAAGGAAATCATCCGGGCAATCCATAATGAAGCTGAGATCGCCCGCAAAGGCCGGCCGGCAAGGATTGTCGCAAAAATGAATGCGCTACTGGACGAATCAGTGATCCGTGCGCTGTATGACGCCTCGAACGACGGCGTCAAGATCGAACTGGTCGTACGCGGCGCCTGCGCGCTCAGGCCTGGCGTTCCCGGCCTGTCAGAGAACATTCATGTACGCTCCGTCATCGGCCGCTTCCTGGAACACAGCCGCATTTACTATTTCCGCAACAATCTGCAGCACGACGTCTACCTGGCCAGTGCCGACTGGATGAACCGCAATCTGTTCAGGCGCGTCGAAGTGGCCTTCCCTGTCCTCGACAAGACGCTCAAAAGACGGGTTATCAACGAAGGCCTGACGCCTTACCTGAAAGACAACACGAATGCCTGGAATCTCGGGTCCGACGGCAACTGGAGCAAACTCAAGCAACACCGGCGACAAAAACAATACAGTGCGCAACGTCATCTGATGCTAGCCCTGGGCGCACTTTCCCCCTCCCATCCGTCCACACTCTCATCAACCAAGTGA
- a CDS encoding polyhydroxyalkanoate depolymerase, whose translation MLYQFHEFNRSLLHPLVQWADAGSRLFTDPISPLAHTPFAQRIAAGYELMYRIGKDYEKPAFDITSTLIKDKEVGIIEEVATSLPFCRLLHFKKDLSNKEFAALKQPTVLLVAPLSGHHSTLLRDTVRGLLPDHDVYITDWTDARMVPSSAGPFHLHDYIYYVQAFIRLLGPDLHVISVCQPTVPVLAAISLMATDKDSHMPKSMTMMGGPIDPRKSPTEVNNLATDKPFSWFENTVIYSVPANYPGFGRMVYPGFLQHAGFVAMNPSRHAQSHWDFYMHLREGDNESAEGHRKFYDEYNAVLDMPAEYYLETIKTVFQDFSLPQGTWEVEGKLVRPQDIKTVALFTIEGELDDISGPGQTKAAHDLCSSIPKAKKQHFTADKCGHYGIFSGRRWREIICPKIATFIKDNA comes from the coding sequence ATGCTCTATCAATTTCACGAATTCAACCGGTCCTTGCTGCACCCGCTGGTGCAATGGGCAGATGCCGGATCCAGACTGTTCACCGACCCGATCTCGCCGCTGGCCCACACACCGTTTGCACAACGTATCGCGGCTGGCTATGAATTGATGTATCGCATCGGCAAGGACTATGAAAAGCCGGCATTCGACATCACCAGTACGCTGATCAAAGACAAAGAAGTCGGGATTATTGAAGAAGTCGCCACGTCCTTGCCATTTTGCCGTTTGTTGCACTTTAAAAAAGATTTAAGCAACAAAGAGTTTGCCGCCCTCAAGCAACCAACAGTCTTGCTGGTAGCGCCGCTGTCCGGCCACCATTCCACGCTGCTGCGCGACACCGTACGCGGTCTGTTGCCTGATCATGATGTCTACATCACCGACTGGACCGACGCCCGCATGGTGCCGTCCAGCGCAGGTCCCTTCCATCTGCACGACTATATATATTACGTCCAGGCATTCATCCGCCTGCTGGGCCCGGATCTGCACGTGATTTCCGTCTGCCAGCCAACGGTGCCGGTATTGGCGGCGATTTCGCTGATGGCGACTGACAAAGACAGTCATATGCCGAAAAGCATGACCATGATGGGTGGCCCTATCGATCCGCGCAAATCGCCGACCGAGGTCAACAACCTGGCCACAGACAAGCCTTTCAGCTGGTTCGAAAACACGGTTATTTATAGCGTGCCGGCCAACTACCCAGGCTTTGGCCGCATGGTCTATCCTGGTTTCCTGCAACATGCCGGCTTCGTCGCGATGAACCCTAGCCGCCATGCACAGAGCCATTGGGATTTCTATATGCATTTGCGCGAAGGCGACAATGAATCTGCGGAAGGCCATCGCAAGTTCTATGACGAATACAACGCGGTGCTGGACATGCCTGCGGAATACTATCTGGAAACCATTAAAACGGTATTCCAGGATTTCAGCCTGCCGCAAGGCACGTGGGAAGTTGAAGGCAAGCTGGTCCGGCCGCAGGATATCAAGACTGTGGCGCTGTTCACCATCGAAGGCGAACTGGACGACATTTCCGGTCCGGGTCAAACCAAAGCAGCCCACGACCTGTGCAGTTCTATTCCGAAAGCCAAGAAACAGCATTTCACCGCCGACAAATGCGGCCATTACGGCATTTTCTCCGGCCGCCGCTGGCGCGAAATCATTTGCCCGAAAATAGCCACATTCATTAAAGACAACGCCTGA